The Malus domestica chromosome 10, GDT2T_hap1 nucleotide sequence TGGAGGTGACAAAACCAACTTTGAGGCTCCCTTCCAGTACTGTCAAAATTTCAGTAGCTCTAGGGTGTGTATGTGGAGGGTTAAGACCCCATGGGGCAAAATCAATACGCGCAACGGAGATGCCAAGGGTATTAAGTCCTCCAATTTGGGCTACACTAACAGGAGTCACACGTGAACCAACTGCATTTGATGTGTTGCCTGCTAGGTGAAGCCCACTGAAGAAGAAATCGTTGGCTTCAACAAGCTTAGGGTCCTTGCAAACACGACCATTCACCAGTACTGAAACCATGATGAGAAAAATTAATATCAgcatatataattattaattgATACGGTGCATGTATTTGGTTTTTTGGAAATACGTActacgaaaaaaaaaacaaaaaaaacgaTTCTTGGTACCTGGGCTCGTTGCATCAGCCACGCAGAAGTCCTGAAGAGAACTTGGGTCAGATGCCAAAGCAATGGAAGAAGTTACGGCAAGGAATGCGAAAAATAGAAGCTGAGAGGCCATCTGATAAGGCAGTAAGCAGAGAGAGATTGGCCAACTTGGTTTAAACTTTGTAATCGAGGATGAGTTTGAATTGTGGATTGAAACCCTACCTATGTCTCTGCTTTTATAGAGAGAAGTATCTCTGCATGTGTTGTTTCCTATGAACTGAAAAAGTCCAGTCTTAATTTGTAACCGCGTATTGTACAAATTTTTCATGGGAAGGTGCTGCTTGTGTATATGTCATCACGTATCTATTAACTTTAATTTTCGGGTGCCGGCTTTGGTGCTGGGCCTGCTGGCATTGAGGAATGTTTCCATTCTCTAGAATTTGAAGTGGATttctgggaaaaaaaaaatgtactacTACTAATTAACACCTATTTCTTTACACATTCTCTAACGAAAATTggttatttttcaaaatttcctATTTAGTATATATACTTATTATAATAGATGTACATAGATATATCCTATAATAAGTATAAGGATTCATTCAGGAATGACAAATTTTCTTTATCCAGTaaaagtaaattaaataatttaatataatttaatatacTTACCAAGATGTGGAGTGTTGTTGTCTCGCATCGGAGAATTAAAAACCTCGCATGGAGGAATTTGGCCACTCTCCCTTTGGGCACTCCCCCTATTGCCATTTCCCAGTAGGTTAAGGGGGCAAAATCCATGCAGTAAACGTTTCTCTCTCCAAACTTTTAGCTTGAAACATTGAAGAACGATTAATTAATTATCTGAAGTATCAAATATACAGAAGGAAATTGACTAGGGCTTCTCCAGCAGTCACTATTTTTGCATCTCAACAAGATAAGGAGAGTTATTTTCAAATCAAAGTTAATTAGTCTCTCGTATGGTAGTGTATATATATCCATTCCAAGATTGCAGGATCAGTGGAGAAAAATAAGAGCCTATGccatttctgtattttttttcaaacgaACATTGCACTATTAGTATAATGGATGTTTGTTTGAATTTGCCTTTGAAATGAGGGAAACTTACATGAAATGAATTTACTGTCTCATGGCATCTCGATCTAATAATACAATGTCATGTGTTTAAAAATTTACACATGTCATTGTTTGGTTCGAATGGGACATCATGATAGCGGTGAACCCATTCCATATAAGTCTATCTCCTTTGAAAGGGGTTGGCACTGCCAGGATGTAGAGAATAGTACCACGTCAAAAAGTCaagaaaccttgcaaaaacTGGCAAGGAATTAGATTACTCCCTTTGTTGTCAATTTGTTTTGCAGTTGAACCTCAACTTTATTCAATCACTATTAATTATCAAAGAAAATGAACGTAACTTTCATTCCTTTACAATCATTCTTTTCACACTGTGACTTAGTCTTGGGGAGAAAGTGTCCAGAATTTGCATCTGGACAAAGATATACAAGGCAATATAGCTCGATAATCTGACCAAATCAGCCTCTGCCGGAGCAGAAACACACAGAAAAATATGCCTTTGATTATTTAGTTATTATTAT carries:
- the LOC103446097 gene encoding putative germin-like protein 2-1, with the translated sequence MASQLLFFAFLAVTSSIALASDPSSLQDFCVADATSPVLVNGRVCKDPKLVEANDFFFSGLHLAGNTSNAVGSRVTPVSVAQIGGLNTLGISVARIDFAPWGLNPPHTHPRATEILTVLEGSLKVGFVTSNPENRLISKVLQKGDVFVFPVGLVHFQQNVGHGNAVAIVALSSQNPGVIAIANAVFGSNPDIPADILAKAFQVDTNAIYGLQSKF